In Pseudomonas fakonensis, one DNA window encodes the following:
- a CDS encoding Lrp/AsnC family transcriptional regulator, giving the protein MDKYDRMLLAALLENGRATYAQLARQVNLSAPAVAERVAKLEASGVITGYTAKVDLEKIGLPVQCIIELRLASHGSHDTHHAYAQLAAIPQITECHRVTGDPCVIIHGAVVSMVELEALINRIAQLGFTKTSIVLSSAVERRVPLGHLEGRKG; this is encoded by the coding sequence ATGGACAAGTACGACCGCATGCTCCTCGCCGCCCTGCTGGAAAACGGCCGGGCCACCTACGCGCAGCTGGCGCGCCAGGTTAACCTTTCGGCCCCGGCGGTGGCCGAGCGGGTAGCCAAGCTCGAGGCCAGCGGGGTGATTACAGGGTATACCGCCAAGGTCGACCTGGAGAAAATCGGCCTGCCGGTGCAGTGCATCATCGAACTGCGCCTGGCCAGCCATGGCAGCCATGATACCCACCATGCCTATGCCCAGCTGGCGGCCATTCCGCAAATCACCGAATGCCACCGGGTGACCGGCGACCCCTGCGTGATCATCCATGGGGCCGTGGTATCGATGGTTGAACTGGAAGCGCTGATCAACCGCATCGCGCAGCTGGGCTTCACCAAGACCTCGATCGTGCTGTCCAGCGCGGTGGAACGGCGGGTGCCGTTGGGGCATCTGGAGGGCAGGAAGGGGTGA